Proteins from one Clostridium cellulovorans 743B genomic window:
- a CDS encoding exodeoxyribonuclease VII small subunit: MASKNSYEMKIKELEALVEKLEEGQLSLEENLKLYENGVKLTNELYKILTKAEGKITILTDGEEKEFKINEE; encoded by the coding sequence ATGGCAAGTAAAAATTCTTATGAAATGAAAATTAAAGAGTTGGAAGCTCTAGTAGAAAAATTAGAAGAGGGGCAACTCTCATTAGAAGAAAATTTAAAGCTATATGAAAATGGCGTTAAATTAACAAATGAGCTTTATAAGATTTTAACTAAAGCAGAGGGGAAAATCACCATATTAACTGACGGCGAAGAAAAAGAGTTTAAAATAAACGAGGAGTAA